A section of the Leptotrichia sp. HSP-342 genome encodes:
- a CDS encoding MATE family efflux transporter translates to MKEKVLNRKLVYKKVINIGLPVAIENMIYALMNFVDMFMVGKEIVALGLGTVAVAGLGFANQMFMIFMTSLFGMNSGGGILAAQYFGNKDYKNLKKCLGITIIVGFLFSLLFLFAGLFTPKLVISVFTNDKKVIEIGASYLRIVAWTYPLVGVGFAFNMQLRAIGKTKYSFYSSVIGLLINVAINYMLIFGHFGFPAMGVRGAAVATVIARIISTFYIIYVIYKLKLPIAGKINELFDLSMEFFVKVMKISLPVFIHEILWVLGASMYVMIFGRMGTNFAAAVQVVKSISSLVLTLLFGLSSATSAIIGNEIGAGREENAYDYSIILLKVAVISGIIIGAIVFIFSPFILQHVNEKSYPLAREVVKAEVFVIFVKAISLQLLVGILRSGGDTLWTMFVDLIPLWFVAIPITYFSGLHLGFPVVIVYLLSCSDEVIKIFPCVWRLKSKKWINNLVS, encoded by the coding sequence ATGAAAGAAAAAGTATTAAATAGAAAATTGGTTTATAAAAAGGTTATTAATATTGGATTACCTGTGGCAATTGAAAATATGATTTACGCACTTATGAACTTTGTTGATATGTTTATGGTGGGGAAAGAGATTGTGGCGCTTGGACTGGGGACAGTTGCTGTTGCAGGATTGGGGTTTGCAAATCAGATGTTTATGATTTTTATGACTTCACTTTTTGGGATGAATAGTGGCGGTGGAATTTTGGCGGCTCAGTATTTTGGGAACAAGGATTACAAAAATCTGAAGAAATGTCTTGGGATAACAATAATTGTTGGATTTTTATTTTCGTTGCTATTTCTTTTCGCAGGATTGTTTACCCCGAAACTTGTAATTTCAGTATTTACAAATGATAAAAAAGTTATAGAAATAGGGGCTTCATATTTACGTATAGTAGCGTGGACTTATCCGCTTGTGGGAGTTGGTTTTGCCTTTAATATGCAGCTTCGTGCAATAGGGAAAACCAAATATTCATTTTACTCAAGTGTAATAGGGCTTTTGATAAATGTAGCCATAAACTATATGTTAATTTTTGGACATTTCGGATTTCCAGCAATGGGAGTACGTGGTGCTGCAGTTGCAACAGTTATTGCGAGAATTATAAGCACTTTTTATATAATTTATGTGATTTACAAGTTAAAATTGCCAATTGCAGGAAAAATAAATGAATTATTTGATTTATCAATGGAATTTTTTGTAAAAGTTATGAAAATATCGCTTCCTGTTTTTATTCATGAAATATTGTGGGTACTTGGTGCAAGTATGTATGTAATGATCTTTGGAAGAATGGGAACAAATTTTGCGGCTGCAGTTCAGGTTGTAAAATCAATTAGCAGTCTTGTATTGACATTGTTATTTGGACTTTCGAGTGCAACTTCGGCTATAATTGGTAATGAGATTGGTGCTGGAAGAGAAGAAAATGCTTATGACTATTCGATAATTTTATTAAAGGTGGCTGTTATTTCAGGGATTATTATTGGAGCAATTGTATTTATTTTCAGTCCATTTATTCTACAACATGTAAATGAAAAAAGTTATCCGTTAGCAAGAGAAGTTGTGAAGGCGGAAGTATTTGTAATTTTTGTAAAAGCAATAAGTTTACAGCTGTTAGTTGGAATTTTACGTTCGGGAGGGGATACGCTCTGGACAATGTTTGTGGACTTGATTCCGCTTTGGTTTGTTGCTATACCGATAACATATTTTTCTGGATTACATTTAGGATTTCCAGTTGTAATTGTGTATTTACTTTCGTGCAGTGATGAAGTTATAAAAATATTTCCGTGTGTATGGAGATTAAAGAGCAAGAAGTGGATAAATAACCTAGTTAGTTAG